The following proteins come from a genomic window of Pseudomonas syringae:
- the pheT gene encoding phenylalanine--tRNA ligase subunit beta: protein MKFSEQWLRGWVSPQVSRDELVARLSMAGLEVDSVTLAAGVFTGVVVGEVLSTEQHPDADKLRVCQVSNGSETFQVVCGAPNVRPGLKIPFAMIGAELPGDFKIKKAKLRGVESNGMLCSAAELQAGEGNDGLMELAADAPVGQDIRVYLGLDDASIEVDLTPNRGDCLSVAGLAREVGALYAAQVTRPQVAAVSAVHDEVRPVEVLAPAACPRYLGRVIRNVDLSRPAPFWMVERLRRSDVRSIDAAVDITNYVMLELGQPLHAFDLAEINGGIRVRMAEEGEKLVLLDGQEVSLRADTLVIADHQRALAIAGIMGGEHSGVTAATRDIFLESAFFDTISVAGKARSYGLHTDASHRYERGVDWQLAREAMERATGLLLEITGGEAGPVIEVVSEQHLPSIAPVTLRASRVEQMLGLVIENAEIERLLTGLGLTVSAETDGQWRVDVPSHRFDISLEVDLIEELARLYGYNRLPVRYPQARLAPQAKAEAKGDLPELRRLLVARGYQEAITYSFIDPKWFELFTPGVKPLLLANPISNDMAAMRASLWPGLVKALQHNLNRQQDRVRMFESGLRFVGQLDGLKQEPMLAGVVCGSRLPEGWAQGRDAVDFFDVKADVEAVLGFAGALGEFTFTPGQHPALHPGQTARIERDGREVGFLGAIHPELSKTLGLDRPVFVFELVLGEVAKGRLPKFHELSRFPEVRRDLALLADRDVSASAVLDVIRENAGEWLTDLRLFDVYQGKGIDPHRKSLAVGLTWQHPSRTLNDDEVNATTLAILTSLEERLNATLRK from the coding sequence ATGAAATTCAGTGAACAATGGCTGCGCGGCTGGGTAAGCCCGCAGGTTTCCCGCGACGAGCTGGTTGCTCGTCTGTCGATGGCCGGTCTTGAGGTTGACAGCGTGACGCTGGCCGCCGGCGTTTTCACCGGGGTCGTGGTGGGCGAGGTGCTGAGCACCGAGCAGCACCCTGATGCCGACAAGCTTCGCGTGTGCCAGGTCAGCAACGGCAGCGAAACCTTTCAGGTCGTGTGCGGCGCGCCAAACGTGCGCCCCGGTCTGAAAATTCCGTTCGCCATGATCGGCGCCGAGCTGCCTGGCGACTTCAAGATCAAGAAAGCCAAGCTGCGCGGCGTAGAGTCCAACGGCATGCTGTGTTCCGCTGCCGAATTGCAGGCAGGTGAAGGCAACGATGGCCTGATGGAGCTGGCCGCCGATGCGCCGGTCGGTCAGGACATTCGTGTCTATCTGGGCCTGGATGACGCCAGCATTGAAGTCGACCTGACCCCCAACCGTGGCGATTGCCTGTCGGTGGCCGGTCTGGCTCGTGAAGTCGGCGCGCTGTATGCCGCCCAAGTCACACGCCCGCAGGTTGCAGCGGTCAGCGCCGTACACGACGAAGTGCGTCCGGTTGAAGTACTGGCTCCTGCCGCGTGCCCGCGTTATCTGGGCCGCGTGATTCGCAATGTCGACCTGTCGCGTCCAGCTCCGTTTTGGATGGTCGAGCGTCTGCGCCGTTCCGACGTGCGCAGCATCGATGCCGCTGTGGACATCACCAACTACGTAATGCTGGAGCTGGGTCAGCCTCTGCACGCATTCGATCTGGCCGAAATAAATGGCGGGATACGGGTGCGCATGGCCGAGGAGGGCGAGAAGCTCGTCCTGCTCGACGGTCAGGAAGTCAGCCTGCGTGCCGACACACTGGTCATTGCCGACCACCAGCGCGCGCTGGCCATCGCTGGCATCATGGGCGGCGAACACAGCGGCGTAACCGCCGCGACCCGCGATATCTTCCTGGAGAGCGCGTTCTTCGACACCATATCGGTGGCAGGCAAGGCGCGTTCCTACGGCCTGCACACCGATGCCTCGCATCGTTACGAGCGTGGCGTCGACTGGCAGCTGGCCCGTGAAGCCATGGAGCGAGCCACTGGCCTGCTGCTGGAAATCACCGGTGGCGAAGCCGGTCCGGTGATCGAAGTGGTCAGCGAACAGCACCTGCCTTCGATTGCGCCGGTTACGCTGCGCGCCAGCCGCGTCGAGCAAATGCTCGGTCTGGTCATCGAAAACGCTGAAATCGAGCGTCTGCTCACCGGTCTTGGTCTGACAGTCTCTGCCGAAACAGACGGCCAATGGCGCGTCGACGTGCCAAGTCATCGTTTCGACATCAGCCTTGAAGTCGACCTGATCGAAGAGCTGGCGCGTCTGTACGGCTACAACCGCCTGCCGGTTCGTTACCCGCAAGCGCGTCTGGCTCCACAGGCCAAGGCCGAAGCCAAAGGCGATCTGCCGGAGCTGCGCCGCCTGCTGGTTGCGCGTGGTTACCAGGAAGCGATCACCTATAGCTTCATCGATCCGAAGTGGTTCGAACTATTCACGCCGGGCGTTAAACCGCTGTTGCTGGCCAATCCGATTTCCAACGATATGGCCGCCATGCGCGCCTCTTTGTGGCCCGGCCTGGTCAAGGCCTTGCAGCACAACCTCAATCGTCAGCAGGATCGCGTACGCATGTTCGAAAGCGGTCTGCGCTTCGTCGGTCAGCTCGATGGCCTGAAGCAAGAGCCGATGCTGGCTGGCGTAGTGTGTGGCAGTCGCTTGCCGGAAGGCTGGGCACAAGGCCGCGATGCCGTCGACTTCTTCGACGTCAAAGCCGATGTCGAAGCGGTTCTGGGTTTTGCCGGTGCGCTGGGTGAATTCACGTTCACGCCGGGTCAGCATCCAGCCTTGCACCCTGGCCAGACCGCTCGCATTGAACGCGATGGTCGTGAAGTCGGTTTCCTGGGTGCCATCCATCCTGAATTGTCGAAAACACTGGGGCTGGATCGTCCGGTGTTCGTGTTCGAACTGGTTCTGGGTGAAGTCGCCAAAGGTCGCCTGCCGAAATTCCACGAGCTGTCGCGCTTCCCTGAAGTGCGCCGCGACCTGGCACTTCTGGCGGATCGTGATGTTTCGGCCAGTGCCGTTCTGGACGTAATTCGTGAAAATGCAGGCGAGTGGCTCACAGACCTCAGGTTATTTGATGTTTACCAGGGTAAAGGCATTGATCCACATAGAAAAAGCCTTGCAGTCGGCTTGACCTGGCAGCATCCATCGCGCACTCTTAATGACGATGAGGTAAACGCAACGACACTTGCTATCCTCACCTCGCTTGA